A stretch of the Lolium perenne isolate Kyuss_39 chromosome 3, Kyuss_2.0, whole genome shotgun sequence genome encodes the following:
- the LOC127339112 gene encoding LOW QUALITY PROTEIN: BTB/POZ and MATH domain-containing protein 6-like (The sequence of the model RefSeq protein was modified relative to this genomic sequence to represent the inferred CDS: deleted 2 bases in 2 codons), translating into MAPLGHADGCASFASQPGWIDGPRLDARRTYVTDLDALGRKAIWSDPTTGQTGSRSWKLSVPDEFRGNESRYVQDDRLTILCTVEVLQEEHDDYSFRGSRYVDQKFSESERRRSTHACCPTDHGEMRESTTRRVRVDDMRASTFRAMIRFIYTDELPIKAITNDATNQRACKLDKCAAKRRVAMACDLLAAADRYDLEKLRLMCEEVLYESMDAASVMPTLLVAHGRYNCRQLEASCIDYLASDADVYASVRATDEYRKLEESCNSLVVEVMDKVSTQRLADSSSSFDTARNPTRAKKMSVSTYDASKVVSGTHEMRIPNFGALYRKKRRTYGVGREMQSNTFEIDGYDWKLVVDPAGKNPENEECVYVAAELLTDPGTAGVRASVCFRMDSPNGQDEPTEEDYKQHIFTRYAQSHGNDIIATKDAEQHFLAHDGSLTIRCSIIVTNNSCVATGTPTACGVGAPPPSIARHLKELLANEKGSDVTFLVENREIRAHKLLIAVRSPVLYEMGVANKAHHFVPVADMKAAVFEAMLHFIYTGELPPMEHLALATSSGTKDISFAMKEITLASNIMAAACRFSLDKMKAKCETLLAGSIKKENAESMLTLARRHSCSKLEDYCAQFLLSGYVTHYRERAEHDMLERIRSSFFM; encoded by the exons ATGGCCCCACTAGGGCACGCCGATGGATGTGCATCGTTTGCGAGCCAGCCTGGCTGGATCGATGGCCCACGGCTGGATGCCAGGCGAACCTACGTGACGGACTTGGAC GCGTTGGGAAGGAAAGCCATCTGGTCCGATCCGACGACGGGGCAGACCGGCAGCAGGAGCTGGAAGTTGTCGGTACCGGACGAGTTCCGTGGCAATGAGAGCCGCTACGTGCAGGACGACCGGCTCACCATCCTCTGCACTGTCGAGGTCCTCCAGGAGGAGCACGACGACTATTCCTTCCGTGGGAGCCGGTACGTGGATCAAAAGTTCTCAGAGtccgagaggaggaggagcacgcaTGCATGTTGCCCGACGGATCATGGCGAAATGAGAGAGAGCACCACGCGCCGTGTCAGGGTCGACGACATGCGCGCGTCCACCTTCAGGGCCATGATCCGCTTCATCTACACCGACGAGCTGCCCATCAAAGCAATCACAAACGATGCAACGAAC CAGCGTGCTTGCAAATTAGACAAGTGTGCAGCAAAGCGCCGCGTGGCCATGGCGTGCGACCTGCTCGCGGCCGCAGATCGCTACGACCTGGAGAAGCTCCGGCTCATGTGTGAAGAGGTACTGTATGAAAGCATGGATGCCGCTTCTGTCATGCCGACTCTGTTGGTGGCGCATGGCCGGTACAACTGTCGACAACTCGAGGCCTCTTGCATCGATTACCTGGCGTCCGATGCCGACGTGTACGCCTCCGTCAGAGCAACAGATGAGTACAGGAAGCTAGAAGAGAGCTGCAACTCCTTGGTAGTAGAGGTCATGGACAAAGTCTCCACACAAAGATTAGCCGACAGCTCCTCCTCCTTCGACACCGCCAGAAACCCCACACGGGCAAAGAAGATGAGTGTTTCGACGTATGATGCGTCCAAGGTGGTCAGCGGCACACATGAGATGAGGATTCCCAACTTTGgtgctctttatcgaaaaaaaagaagGACCTATGGTGTTGGTAGAGAAATGCAGTCCAACACTTTCGAGATCGATGGTTATGACTGGAAGCTGGTGGTAGACCCTGCCGGGAAGAATCCGGAAAATGAAGAGTGTGTCTATGTGGCCGCTGAGTTGTTAACTGATCCAGGAACTGCTGGTGTCAGGGCGTCGGTATGTTTCCGGATGGATAGCCCTAATGGGCAAGATGAGCCAACCGAAGAAGACTATAAGCAACACATATTTACAAGGTACGCACAGTCACATGGGAATGATATCATCGCCACCAAGGACGCAGAGCAGCATTTCCTAGCGCATGATGGCTCTCTAACCATACGATGCAGCATCATAGTCACCAACAACTCTTGCGTTGCTACTGGCACCCCCACAGCTTGTGGTGTCGGAGCGCCGCCGCCCAGCATTGCTCGGCACCTCAAGGAGCTACTAGCCAACGAGAAGGGGTCGGATGTGACATTCCTTGTCGAAAACAGAGAGATTCGAGCGCACAAGCTCCTCATTGCTGTGAGGTCTCCCGTCCTATACGAGATGGGGGTGGCCAACAAGGCACACCACTTTGTACCGGTCGCCGATATGAAGGCTGCGGTCTTTGAGGCCATGCTGCACTTCATCTACACCGGTGAGCTGCCACCTATGGAACACTTAGCCCTTGCCACCAGTAGTGGCACCAAGGATATATCCTTTGCTATGAAAGAAATAACCCTTGCTAGTA ACATAATGGCTGCGGCATGCAGGTTCAGTCTTGACAAGATGAAGGCCAAGTGCGAGACCTTGCTAGCGGGGTCCATCAAGAAAGAGAACGCAGAGAGCATGCTCACGCTGGCACGCCGG CACAGCTGCTCAAAGCTCGAGGATTACTGCGCCCAGTTTCTCTTATCGGGATATGTGACTCATTACAGAGAACGGGCTGAACACGATATGCTAGAAAGGATTCGCTCTTCTTTTTTCATGTGA
- the LOC127339111 gene encoding BTB/POZ and MATH domain-containing protein 1-like: MDAASVMPTLLVAHGRYNCRQLEASCIDYLASDADVYASVRATDEYRKLEESCNSLVVEVMDKVSTQRLADSSSSFDTARNPRRAKKMSVSTYDASKVVSGTHEMRIPNFGALYRKKRRTYGVGREIQSNTFEIDGYDWKLVVDPAGKNPENEECVYVAAELLTDPGTAGVRASVCFRMDSPNGQDEPTEEDYKQHIFTRYAQSHGNDIIATKDAEQHFLAHDGSLTIRCSIIVTNNSCVATGTPTACGVGAPPPSIARHLKELLANEKGSDVTFLVENREIRAHKLLIAVRSPVLYEMGVANKAHHFVPVADMKAAVFEAMLHFIYTGELPPMEHLALATSSGTKDISFAMKEITLASSFLVDGGLLIVGDIMAAACRFSLDKMKAKCETLLAGSIKKENAESMLTLARQHSCSKLEDYCAQFLLSGYVTHYRERAEHDMLERIRSSFFM; the protein is encoded by the coding sequence ATGGATGCCGCTTCTGTCATGCCGACTCTGTTGGTGGCGCATGGCCGGTACAACTGTCGACAACTCGAGGCCTCTTGCATCGATTACCTGGCGTCCGATGCGGACGTGTACGCCTCCGTCAGAGCAACAGATGAGTACAGGAAGCTAGAAGAGAGCTGCAACTCCTTGGTGGTAGAGGTCATGGACAAAGTCTCCACACAAAGATTAGCCGACAGCTCCTCCTCCTTCGACACTGCCAGAAACCCCAGACGGGCAAAGAAGATGAGTGTTTCGACGTATGATGCGTCCAAGGTGGTCAGCGGCACACATGAGATGAGGATTCCCAACTTTGgtgctctttatcgaaaaaaaagaagGACCTATGGTGTTGGTAGAGAAATACAGTCCAACACTTTCGAGATCGATGGTTATGACTGGAAGCTGGTGGTAGACCCTGCCGGGAAGAATCCGGAAAATGAAGAGTGTGTCTATGTGGCCGCTGAGTTGTTAACTGATCCAGGAACTGCTGGTGTCAGGGCGTCGGTATGTTTCCGGATGGATAGCCCTAATGGGCAAGATGAGCCAACCGAAGAAGACTATAAGCAACACATATTTACAAGGTACGCACAGTCACATGGGAATGATATCATCGCCACCAAGGACGCAGAGCAGCATTTCCTAGCGCATGATGGCTCTCTAACCATACGATGCAGCATCATAGTCACCAACAACTCCTGCGTTGCTACTGGCACCCCCACAGCTTGTGGTGTCGGAGCGCCGCCGCCCAGCATTGCTCGGCACCTCAAGGAGCTACTAGCCAACGAGAAGGGGTCGGATGTGACATTCCTTGTCGAAAACAGAGAGATTCGAGCGCACAAGCTCCTCATTGCTGTGAGGTCTCCCGTCCTATATGAGATGGGGGTGGCCAACAAGGCACACCACTTTGTACCGGTCGCCGATATGAAGGCTGCGGTCTTTGAGGCCATGCTGCACTTCATCTACACCGGTGAGCTGCCACCTATGGAACACTTAGCCCTTGCCACCAGTAGTGGCACCAAGGATATATCCTTTGCTATGAAAGAAATAACCCTTGCTAGTAGTTTTTTGGTGGACGGTGGCTTGTTGATTGTCGGAGACATAATGGCTGCGGCATGCAGGTTCAGTCTTGACAAGATGAAGGCCAAGTGCGAGACCTTGCTAGCGGGGTCCATCAAGAAAGAGAACGCAGAGAGCATGCTCACGCTGGCACGCCAGCACAGCTGCTCAAAGCTCGAGGATTACTGCGCCCAGTTTCTCTTATCGGGATATGTGACTCATTACAGAGAACGGGCTGAACACGATATGCTAGAAAGGATTCGCTCTTCTTTTTTCATGTGA